In the genome of Andrena cerasifolii isolate SP2316 chromosome 5, iyAndCera1_principal, whole genome shotgun sequence, one region contains:
- the LOC143368663 gene encoding patched domain-containing protein 3: MEIEVGAVRKRTFQTYLQHVPRRLSEVVEQFFYGLGLRIARRPLKWLIGSTIVVLVSLSGLYSFHQEKNPMKLWVPQDSDFVHDTDWMIKQFGQGLRMETMIMTADNVLEPEVLARLNEITKQVISARTPDHIVWTDVCFKVPVISGIAHKKKRSAQHDDFFDIELDTAINSTAFEPAVHADPKLYCSIVNNLPKACLVHSILDIWEYDSNVILQKSKEEIFNDIKNAKVSPTLGHPLNFTDLLGHVTRDERGRVVSAGAVKTNWAVHINFSKVDMDNFGNDAGTADWATDDVLKWELSYLNVLHKNAKVLNDEKDVNHTVAIWYEAGRSFGDVTFVTMFGNIGILSIGFVLMFFYVLFIFSDFNWVGLRVYLTMFGLLCVGGAFITSISLCSVLGISYGPVHTSLPFLLLALGVDDNFLIQASWKEIHSRKSNRNKSLEEKIALMLGHAGSAISITSLTDVVAFVIGASTILPSLQSFCIYAAVGVLLTFLFQITFYVAFFTLDAQRIASKRNAILPWIVHENFTQKFVSPRKELPSKLITHLYSKVVLTRPGKLIIVLVTIAAATAGTMGTLQLQQWFDPAWFTPSSSYLSKYFNVRHLEYPDRGYEAIILMGDFNYTAQFPKLVNLTESFVNLSTVQSLNSWPNDFVHFVSRYFLKDLRNETLDDAEFNGYLSKFLYSRDGGKYQRNFRFERDLRCGESAPPIRATTIDFIFKRFHGPHEWIPAMDQSKQVALDVGVDGFVTVWSEVFSLWTTDKLIAQEVLRNVLLALICVMGMTAMLIAELQTCFWIFLCVLLTLLNVCGFMHFWGLTIDIASCIGLELGIGLSVDYAAHVAHAFVHAASETGCQDRTTRAHVAVRYIGAAVAYGAGSTLLALSMMAFSESYVFHAFLRIFILVIAFGLWHGLFLLPVILSTIGPRSLRLSRTQQTPEKTEDGLATVTSPLTKEAES; encoded by the exons ATGGAGATAGAGGTAGGGGCCGTGCGCAAACGGACCTTCCAAACTTACCTGCAACACGTACCGCGGCGTTTGTCAGAAGTGGTGGAGCAGTTTTTCTATGG ACTTGGCTTGAGGATCGCACGCCGACCACTGAAATGGCTCATTGGCAGCACCATAGTAGTCTTAGTCTCTCTATCCGGGTTGTATTCCTTCCACCAAGAGAAGAACCCCATGAAGCTATGGGTTCCGCAGGATTCGGACTTCGTTCACGATACAGACTGGATGATCAAACAGTTCGGACAAGGGCTGAGAATGGAAACTATGATAATGACAGCTGACAATGTGTTAGAACCGGAGGTTCTTGCTAGA TTAAATGAGATAACGAAGCAAGTTATTTCTGCGCGAACTCCTGACCACATCGTATGGACAGATGTATGTTTCAA AGTGCCAGTTATATCAGGTATCGCGCATAAGAAGAAGCGTAGCGCGCAACACGACGATTTCTTTGATATAGAACTAGACACAGCAATCAATAGCACTGCATTCGAACCTGCGGTTCATGCAGATCCGAAGCTCTATTGTAGTATAGTTAACAATTTGCCAAAGGCTTGCCTTGTACATAGTATTCTGGATATATGGGAATATGACAGTAACGTGATTCTTCAAAAGTCCAAAGAGGAAATTTTCAATGATATAAAGAATGCAAAAGTTAGTCCCACTTTAGGGCATCCCCTGAACTTCACAGACTTATTGGGCCACGTAACGAGAGACGAACGGGGTAGAGTTGTCTCAGCTGGGGCTGTAAAGACAAATTGGGCAGTTCACATCAATTTTTCAAAGGTGGACATGGATAACTTTGGGAACGATGCTGGAACAGCTGATTGG gcTACAGACGATGTACTGAAATGGGAGCTGTCTTATTTAAATGTATTACACAAAAATGCAAAAGTTTTAAACGACGAGAAAGATGTAAATCATACCGTAGCTATCTGGTACGAAGCTGGTAGAAGTTTCGGAGACGTCACTTTCGTGACAATGTTCGGGAATATTGGTATATTGTCGATAGGATTTGTTCTGATGTTTTTCTACGTGTTattcatattttctgattttaattgGGTCGGATTACGA GTCTATCTCACAATGTTTGGTCTTTTGTGCGTGGGTGGGGCATTCATAACTTCAATTAGTCTGTGTTCCGTGCTTGGAATTTCTTACGGACCTGTGCACACTTCTTTACCATTTCTCCTATTGGCTCTCGGAGTAGACGATAACTTTTTAATACAGGCATCTTGGAAAGAAATACATTCGCGAAAGTCGAATCGAAACAAGTCACTAGAAGAGAAAATAGCTTTAATGTTAGGACACGCAGGCTCAGCTATTAGTATTACCTCCCTCACTGACGTGGTCGCATTTGTTATTGGTGCATCTACG atattGCCATCACTCCAATCGTTCTGTATTTATGCCGCGGTTGGGGTGCtactaacgtttttatttcaaatcacATTTTACGTTGCCTTTTTCACCCTGGATGCTCAACGGATCGCTAGTAAAAGGAACGCGATATTACCGTGGATCGTTCACGAGAATTTTACGCAGAAGTTCGTCAGCCCGCGTAAAGAACTGCCTTCAAAGCTGATAACTCATCTGTACTCGAAGGTGGTCTTAACGAGACCGGGGAAATTAATAATAGTATTGGTGACAATTGCCGCGGCGACCGCCGGCACTATGGGTACATTGCAATTGCAGCAGTGGTTCGATCCAGCGTGGTTCACGCCAAGCAGTTCATATCTCAGCAAGTATTTCAACGTACGACATCTCGAGTACCCTGACCGTGGCTACGAGGCGATTATTCTTATGGGGGATTTCAATTATACCGCTCAATTTCCAAAGCTAGTCAATCTGACAGAAAGTTTCGTTAATTTGTCAACGGTACAAAGTTTAAACTCCTGGCCCAATGACTTTGTACACTTTGTCTCCAGATACTTTCTTAAAG ATTTAAGGAACGAAACGCTCGACGACGCTGAGTTTAACGGCTACCTGTCCAAGTTCTTGTACAGTCGAGACGGGGGCAAGTATCAGCGGAATTTCCGCTTCGAGAGGGATCTGAGGTGCGGCGAAAGCGCGCCGCCGATACGTGCGACTACCATAGACTTTATcttcaaacgattccacggccCTCATGAGTGGATCCCAGCGATGGACCAGAGCAAGCAGGTGGCACTCGACGTGGGGGTCGATGGTTTCGTTACCGTTTGGAGCGAAGTGTTCAGTCTGTGGACCACCGATAAATTGATCGCTCAAGAGGTTCTGCGGAACGTTCTACTAGCCCTGATCTGTGTCATGGGAATGACGGCGATGCTGATTGCCGAGCTGCAGACTTGCTTTTGGATATTTCTCTGCGTGCTTCTCACGTTATTGAACGTCTGCGGTTTCATGCACTTCTGGGGGCTAACGATAGACATCGCTTCTTGCATCG GTTTGGAATTGGGCATTGGTTTGTCCGTGGACTACGCGGCCCACGTTGCACACGCGTTCGTGCACGCCGCGAGTGAGACGGGATGCCAGGATCGTACGACCAGAGCTCACGTGGCGGTGAGGTACATCGGTGCGGCGGTCGCATACGGCGCAGGCTCCACGCTGCTTGCGCTCTCGATGATGGCGTTCTCTGAGAGCTACGTGTTCCACGCGTTCCTCAGGATTTTCATCTTAGTGATAGCGTTCGGCCTCTGGCACGGGTTGTTCCTCTTACCAGTTATACTGAGCACGATCGGGCCGCGGAGTCTACGATTGTCCCGAACGCAGCAGACTCCCGAGAAAACGGAGGACGGCTTGGCCACGGTAACCAGCCCTCTCACTAAAGAAGCGGAGAGTTAA